In Pseudonocardia cypriaca, a single genomic region encodes these proteins:
- a CDS encoding helix-turn-helix transcriptional regulator, which produces MLRGRRAEQERVDALLAAARDGVSGALVVRGEPGIGKTALLEYAAQRADGMRVLRGAGIESEAELPFAGLHLLLRPAADALEVLPGPQRQAIAGAFGLGAAGGGDRFLVGAAVLSLLAHLAEAQPLLCLVDDAQWLDRPSAEALLFAARRLDREGVVVLFAVREHSGDFAPAGVPELPLAGLDPGSAGALLDDLGVALPADQRERLVTETHGNPLALRELPPLIARQGAHVGVIPLTSRVLDAFQHQVRALPPASRQMLLVAAADDTGDVPTLLLAAGALGLGAADLQPAETSGLVSVTAGGLAFRHPLIRAAVYHGAPLVQRVAVHAALADAHADDVDRRAWHLALAATGADERVAADLEHAADRAQARGGHGAAAATYERAAALSPEQGAATRRLVLAAEAGVHGGRLEWARGLAERASRDASDPLVLARLAAVRAGADFAKGELRRAHGLLTDGALRIARDDPERAFWMLMQALHAAWAAPTDEELIAATVDRFDALGLDPDAPLMGVAWLARWATALVLDRDPAGFPALDTALSRAREAGAGAGPRALLEVASRAFVAARDEECVEIAGALVRQARELGTVHALPGGLGISTLAQVMLGRHREAWIGGSEAMAIARDTGQPLWVSYAAGALAYVAAVEGDEDRCREHAELATLDGRAPVSAMSGAGWAQAGMALLDLGAGRVQGCLDRLHGMARGPSRHLASVVRSVPTEIEAAVRLGRTADTAEPLALLTRWAAILRRPWIDALLARCEALTAPDAEAERHFERALVLHAAASRPFEQARTALLYGEWLRRARRKSDARLQLSAALAVFEEIGSVPWAARARTELGASGARTEHAAPSPAFGGLTPQELQITQLAAQGLSNRDIAAQLILSPRTVAYHLYKAYPKLGITSRLELALLAR; this is translated from the coding sequence ATGCTGCGCGGGCGGCGCGCCGAGCAGGAGCGGGTCGACGCCCTCCTGGCCGCGGCGCGGGACGGGGTCAGTGGCGCGCTGGTGGTCAGGGGCGAGCCCGGGATCGGCAAGACGGCGCTGCTGGAGTACGCGGCCCAGCGGGCCGACGGGATGCGGGTGCTGCGCGGCGCGGGGATCGAGTCCGAGGCCGAGCTGCCCTTCGCCGGCCTGCACCTGCTCCTCCGCCCGGCCGCCGACGCACTCGAGGTGCTGCCCGGCCCGCAGCGACAGGCCATCGCGGGCGCGTTCGGCCTCGGTGCCGCAGGCGGCGGTGACCGGTTCCTCGTGGGCGCGGCCGTGCTCTCCCTGCTCGCGCACCTGGCGGAGGCGCAGCCGCTGCTCTGCCTCGTCGACGACGCCCAGTGGCTGGACCGGCCGTCGGCCGAGGCGCTGTTGTTCGCCGCGCGGCGGCTGGACCGCGAGGGTGTGGTGGTGCTCTTCGCGGTGCGGGAGCACTCCGGCGATTTCGCACCGGCGGGCGTGCCCGAGCTCCCGCTCGCCGGGCTCGACCCGGGGAGCGCCGGGGCGTTGCTCGACGACCTCGGCGTGGCGCTGCCCGCCGACCAGCGGGAACGGCTCGTCACCGAGACCCACGGCAACCCGCTCGCGCTGCGCGAGCTGCCACCGCTGATCGCGAGGCAGGGTGCCCACGTCGGCGTGATCCCGCTGACGAGCCGCGTGCTCGACGCCTTCCAGCACCAGGTCAGGGCGCTCCCGCCGGCGAGCAGGCAGATGCTGCTCGTCGCTGCGGCCGACGACACCGGCGACGTCCCCACCCTCCTGCTGGCGGCCGGAGCACTCGGCCTGGGCGCCGCGGACCTGCAGCCGGCCGAGACGAGCGGGCTCGTGTCGGTCACGGCGGGCGGGCTGGCCTTCCGGCACCCGCTGATCCGCGCGGCCGTCTACCACGGCGCGCCGCTGGTGCAGCGGGTCGCGGTGCACGCCGCGCTCGCGGATGCGCACGCCGATGACGTCGACCGGCGGGCGTGGCACCTCGCGCTGGCAGCCACCGGCGCCGACGAGCGGGTGGCGGCCGATCTCGAACACGCGGCGGACCGGGCGCAGGCCCGTGGCGGGCACGGCGCCGCGGCGGCCACGTACGAGCGCGCGGCCGCGTTGAGCCCCGAGCAGGGGGCCGCGACCCGCAGGCTCGTCCTCGCCGCCGAGGCGGGGGTGCACGGCGGCCGGCTGGAGTGGGCGCGTGGCCTGGCGGAGCGGGCGTCCCGGGACGCGAGCGATCCGCTCGTCCTCGCCCGGCTGGCCGCGGTGCGGGCGGGCGCCGACTTCGCGAAAGGGGAGCTGCGCCGCGCGCACGGCCTGCTCACCGACGGCGCCCTGCGGATCGCCCGCGACGATCCCGAGCGCGCGTTCTGGATGCTCATGCAGGCGCTGCACGCGGCGTGGGCGGCACCCACCGACGAGGAGCTGATCGCCGCCACCGTCGACCGGTTCGACGCGCTCGGCCTCGATCCCGACGCTCCGCTGATGGGCGTGGCGTGGCTCGCGAGGTGGGCAACCGCGCTCGTGCTGGACCGCGATCCGGCCGGCTTCCCGGCACTGGACACCGCGCTCTCCCGTGCCCGGGAGGCGGGTGCGGGTGCCGGTCCGCGTGCGCTCCTCGAAGTGGCCAGCCGGGCGTTCGTCGCCGCCCGCGACGAGGAGTGCGTCGAGATCGCCGGCGCGCTCGTCAGGCAGGCGCGCGAGCTCGGCACCGTTCACGCGCTACCGGGCGGCCTGGGCATCTCGACGCTGGCGCAGGTCATGCTCGGCCGGCACCGCGAGGCGTGGATCGGCGGCAGCGAGGCCATGGCGATCGCCAGGGACACCGGCCAGCCGCTATGGGTGAGCTACGCCGCGGGCGCGCTGGCCTACGTGGCGGCGGTGGAGGGCGACGAGGACCGGTGCCGCGAGCACGCCGAGCTCGCCACCCTCGACGGGCGCGCGCCCGTGAGCGCGATGTCCGGAGCGGGCTGGGCGCAGGCGGGAATGGCGCTGCTGGACCTCGGCGCCGGCCGCGTCCAGGGTTGCCTCGACCGGCTCCACGGGATGGCGCGCGGCCCGAGCCGGCATCTCGCCTCGGTCGTGCGGAGCGTGCCGACCGAGATCGAGGCGGCCGTCCGACTGGGCCGAACCGCGGACACGGCCGAGCCGCTGGCGCTGCTCACCCGCTGGGCCGCGATCCTGCGGCGGCCGTGGATCGACGCCCTGCTCGCCCGCTGCGAGGCGCTCACGGCGCCGGACGCCGAGGCCGAGCGGCACTTCGAGCGGGCGCTGGTCCTGCACGCCGCCGCGAGCCGGCCGTTCGAGCAGGCGCGCACCGCGCTGCTCTACGGCGAGTGGCTGCGGCGGGCCAGGCGCAAGTCCGACGCCCGGCTGCAGCTCTCGGCAGCGCTCGCGGTGTTCGAGGAGATCGGGTCGGTGCCGTGGGCGGCGCGCGCACGGACCGAGCTCGGCGCGTCCGGCGCGCGCACGGAGCATGCCGCGCCGTCGCCCGCGTTCGGTGGGCTCACGCCCCAGGAGCTGCAGATCACCCAGCTCGCCGCGCAGGGGCTGTCGAACCGGGACATCGCCGCGCAGCTGATCCTCAGCCCGCGCACGGTGGCCTATCACCTCTACAAGGCCTATCCCAAGCTCGGGATCACCTCCAGGCTGGAGCTGGCGCTTCTCGCACGCTGA
- a CDS encoding dihydrofolate reductase family protein: protein MTSSTDRKVTANLAITLDGRYHGPGGPADFGTFVPYVTTDVARDHMTRTWETATTALLGRVNAEGFLGFWPSVAGDENADPRDRGYAKWLVSTEKVVLSTTLTEAPWERTRVVNAPVADVVADLKATGDGDILVNSSPSVIKALLSADLIDRLYLLVLPEIVGGGARLFEDGLPASKWTLTRQETGALGETAAVYDRAR from the coding sequence ATGACCAGCTCGACCGACCGCAAGGTCACCGCGAACCTCGCCATCACGCTCGACGGGCGCTACCACGGTCCGGGTGGCCCCGCCGACTTCGGCACGTTCGTCCCGTACGTGACCACGGATGTGGCGCGGGACCACATGACCCGCACCTGGGAGACCGCGACGACGGCCCTGCTCGGCCGGGTCAACGCCGAGGGGTTCCTGGGCTTCTGGCCATCGGTGGCCGGTGACGAGAACGCCGACCCACGCGATCGCGGCTACGCGAAGTGGCTCGTGAGCACGGAGAAGGTGGTGCTGTCGACCACCCTGACCGAGGCACCGTGGGAACGCACCCGCGTGGTGAACGCCCCCGTAGCGGACGTCGTCGCCGACCTCAAGGCCACCGGCGACGGGGACATCCTCGTCAACAGCTCCCCCAGCGTGATCAAGGCCCTCCTGTCGGCGGACCTGATCGACCGGCTGTACCTCCTGGTCCTCCCCGAGATCGTCGGAGGCGGGGCACGCCTGTTCGAGGACGGCCTGCCCGCGTCGAAGTGGACGCTCACCCGGCAGGAGACCGGTGCACTGGGCGAGACGGCGGCCGTCTACGACCGCGCCCGCTGA
- a CDS encoding alpha/beta fold hydrolase → MEVTSKDGTPIAYERAGAGPALVLVDPALGYRGFDNVRGLGERLTADFTVYSYERRGRGDSGDTLPYAVEREVEDLAAVIAEAGGRACVYGFSSGALLALHAAAAGVPIEKLVLMEPPIGTDDDPADSAVTAEMTELVAAGHRREAVERFLAGVGLPAEMLAGMAPMLPALDTVAHTIVYDCLISDATTTELLAKVSTPTLVIDSQGSSDDLTGWAASVAAALPDARHRSLPGGWHGVPVEVLAPVVAEFCS, encoded by the coding sequence ATGGAAGTGACGTCCAAAGACGGGACCCCGATCGCGTACGAGCGTGCCGGCGCCGGTCCGGCGCTCGTCCTGGTCGATCCGGCCCTCGGCTACCGCGGGTTCGACAACGTCCGAGGGCTGGGGGAGCGGCTCACCGCCGACTTCACGGTGTACAGCTACGAGCGCCGCGGCCGCGGGGACAGCGGCGACACCCTGCCGTACGCGGTCGAGCGTGAGGTGGAGGACCTGGCCGCCGTCATCGCCGAGGCGGGTGGCAGGGCCTGCGTGTACGGCTTCTCCTCCGGCGCCCTGCTCGCGCTGCACGCCGCGGCGGCCGGTGTGCCGATCGAGAAGCTCGTGCTGATGGAGCCCCCGATCGGTACCGACGACGACCCGGCCGACTCCGCCGTCACCGCCGAGATGACCGAGCTGGTGGCGGCGGGCCACCGCCGGGAGGCGGTGGAGCGCTTCCTCGCCGGAGTCGGCCTACCGGCCGAGATGCTCGCGGGGATGGCGCCGATGCTGCCGGCGCTCGATACCGTCGCGCACACGATCGTCTACGACTGCCTGATCTCGGACGCGACCACCACCGAGCTGCTGGCGAAGGTGTCGACCCCCACCCTGGTCATCGACAGCCAGGGCAGCAGCGACGACCTCACGGGCTGGGCCGCGAGCGTCGCCGCCGCCCTGCCCGACGCCCGGCACCGCAGCCTGCCGGGTGGCTGGCACGGTGTGCCGGTCGAGGTCCTCGCGCCGGTAGTGGCCGAGTTCTGCTCCTAG
- a CDS encoding TetR/AcrR family transcriptional regulator: MTEAPELGRSARKRQAILDAARALFLANGYGGTSMDDVAARAAVSKQTVYKHFADKERLFTAIITGDIQETEGLTQSLVDALPQTQDLERDLREFARRHVADVMQPRLVRMRRILIGEADRFPELAAAWYARGPERAHATFAAWFTRLAERGLLHVPDPLLAAEHFNWLILSIPLNRAMFYDVEEPPDRLEYYADEAVRVFLAAYAVPGE; the protein is encoded by the coding sequence GTGACGGAGGCACCTGAGCTCGGTCGATCGGCCCGGAAGCGCCAGGCGATCCTGGACGCGGCCCGCGCCCTGTTCCTCGCCAACGGATACGGGGGCACGAGCATGGACGACGTGGCCGCCCGGGCCGCGGTGTCCAAGCAGACGGTCTACAAGCACTTCGCGGACAAGGAACGGCTGTTCACCGCGATCATCACGGGCGACATCCAGGAGACCGAGGGGCTCACGCAGTCCCTCGTGGACGCCTTGCCGCAGACCCAGGACCTGGAGCGGGACCTCCGCGAGTTCGCACGTAGGCACGTCGCCGACGTCATGCAGCCGCGCCTGGTGCGGATGCGGCGCATCCTCATCGGCGAGGCGGACCGGTTCCCCGAGCTGGCCGCCGCATGGTACGCACGGGGCCCCGAGCGGGCGCACGCCACGTTCGCCGCCTGGTTCACCAGGCTCGCCGAGCGCGGCCTGCTGCACGTGCCCGACCCGCTTCTCGCCGCCGAGCACTTCAACTGGCTGATCCTGTCGATCCCGCTGAACCGGGCGATGTTCTACGACGTCGAGGAACCGCCCGACCGGCTGGAGTACTACGCCGACGAGGCGGTCCGCGTGTTCCTGGCCGCATACGCCGTTCCCGGGGAGTGA
- a CDS encoding aminoglycoside phosphotransferase family protein: protein MDRDAIDAALAAQLVAEQFPQWAGLPVVPVDRPGWDNRTFRLGDTMSVRLPSAAAYVASVEKEHTWLPRLAPQLPLPIPVPLALGAPGGEYPWPWSVRRWLDGQVSSRERIRDLVAFARDLAAFLVALQGVDPSGGPAAGAHCFHRGASLRVYDAETHDAIAALGPRVDGAAAEELWQAALDATWTGRPLWFHGDIASGNLLLDDDGDLSAVIDFGTCGVGDPACDLVIAWTLFDGESRAEFRRLMPADDAMWARARGWALWKALITIDNPYAGPWVAEESARVAKEVLAEHRDGR, encoded by the coding sequence ATGGACCGCGATGCGATCGACGCCGCCCTTGCGGCGCAGCTGGTGGCCGAGCAGTTCCCGCAATGGGCCGGCCTGCCGGTCGTCCCGGTCGACCGGCCGGGGTGGGACAACCGCACGTTCCGCCTCGGCGACACGATGTCCGTGCGGCTGCCGAGTGCGGCGGCGTACGTGGCGAGCGTCGAGAAGGAGCACACCTGGCTGCCGCGGCTGGCGCCACAGCTCCCGCTCCCGATCCCCGTGCCGCTGGCACTGGGGGCGCCGGGCGGCGAGTACCCGTGGCCGTGGTCGGTCCGGCGCTGGCTCGACGGGCAGGTCAGCTCGCGGGAGCGGATCCGCGACCTGGTCGCGTTCGCCCGTGACCTCGCAGCGTTCCTCGTCGCGCTGCAGGGCGTCGACCCGTCCGGCGGGCCGGCGGCCGGCGCGCACTGCTTCCACCGCGGCGCCTCCCTGCGCGTCTACGACGCTGAGACGCACGACGCGATCGCCGCGCTCGGGCCTCGCGTCGACGGCGCCGCCGCCGAGGAGCTCTGGCAGGCCGCCCTCGACGCCACCTGGACCGGGCGGCCGCTGTGGTTCCACGGCGACATCGCGTCGGGCAACCTCCTGCTGGACGACGACGGCGACCTCTCGGCCGTCATCGACTTCGGCACCTGCGGGGTCGGCGACCCGGCCTGCGACCTCGTGATCGCCTGGACGCTGTTCGACGGGGAGAGCCGTGCCGAGTTCCGGCGCCTGATGCCGGCCGACGACGCGATGTGGGCCCGCGCCCGCGGCTGGGCACTGTGGAAGGCGCTGATCACGATCGACAACCCGTACGCCGGGCCGTGGGTCGCGGAGGAGTCGGCCCGCGTGGCGAAGGAGGTGCTGGCCGAACACCGCGACGGTCGATGA
- a CDS encoding LysE family translocator, whose translation MVSPDRLLAFAAMSFLLIVIPGPSVLFTIGRALAQGRRAALSSVLGNAIGAYLLVVAVAFGVGALVESSAIAFTVLKLAGAAYLVYLGVKAWRQRGSLPVTIDGEADRGSVRTLWEGFAVGVANPKTIVFFAAVLPQFVDPGLGHAAGQMMLLGLIFVGIALASDSVWGLGASAARDWFARSPGRLAAVGRIGGLSMIGLGVTVAVTGRKD comes from the coding sequence ATGGTGTCCCCCGACCGTCTGCTCGCCTTCGCGGCGATGTCTTTCCTGCTCATCGTGATTCCCGGACCCAGCGTGCTGTTCACGATCGGCCGAGCCCTGGCGCAGGGCCGCCGGGCCGCCCTCAGCTCGGTCCTGGGCAACGCGATCGGCGCCTACCTGCTCGTCGTGGCGGTGGCGTTCGGGGTCGGGGCCCTCGTGGAAAGCTCCGCCATCGCCTTCACCGTGCTGAAGCTGGCCGGCGCCGCCTACCTCGTGTACCTGGGCGTCAAGGCGTGGCGGCAACGCGGATCGCTCCCCGTCACGATCGACGGCGAAGCGGACCGGGGCAGCGTTCGCACGCTGTGGGAAGGCTTCGCGGTGGGCGTGGCCAACCCCAAGACGATCGTGTTCTTCGCGGCGGTGCTGCCGCAGTTCGTCGACCCGGGCCTGGGGCACGCGGCCGGGCAGATGATGCTGCTCGGCCTGATCTTCGTCGGGATCGCCCTCGCCTCCGACAGCGTGTGGGGTCTCGGCGCGTCCGCCGCCCGCGACTGGTTCGCCCGCTCCCCCGGCCGGCTCGCCGCGGTCGGCCGGATCGGCGGGCTGTCCATGATCGGTCTCGGCGTCACCGTCGCCGTGACGGGCCGGAAGGACTGA
- a CDS encoding DUF397 domain-containing protein, whose protein sequence is MISQDRFRKSSFSGGGGCVEVRLLPDGHVAVRDSKQLSLPASSHTPTAWKAFLAGIRAGEFGRD, encoded by the coding sequence GTGATCTCGCAAGACCGTTTCCGCAAGAGCAGCTTCTCCGGTGGTGGAGGCTGCGTGGAGGTGCGCCTCCTCCCCGACGGCCACGTCGCCGTGCGCGACAGCAAGCAGCTGAGCCTCCCCGCCAGCAGTCACACGCCGACCGCCTGGAAGGCGTTCCTGGCCGGGATCCGGGCCGGCGAGTTCGGCCGGGACTGA
- a CDS encoding helix-turn-helix domain-containing protein gives MPSSEGPLLHRRRLGAELRRLRGERTLEEVAEATLISTSKLSRLENGQGVPQPRDIRDLVNFYELDVPTADRLRRWASAGRSQAWWREYSDVLFEGLATYVDYESGASTIRSYAAAIVPPLLQTDTYAVELYKVLPTIKSEESARRVLEVRARRQQVLVESDDAPQLIFVLDEAVLRRPFGSPDDVREQLDHLHAVSRQRNVSLRVLPFGAGLHAGLLGLFTILQYADDRDRDVVAVESHTGERFLEQPSNVLEYIRIFDAITRKTLDHDESRALIKEIRDRTTRSPEGTP, from the coding sequence GTGCCGTCGTCTGAGGGTCCGCTGCTCCACCGCCGCAGGCTCGGGGCCGAGCTGCGGCGGCTGCGTGGCGAGCGCACCCTCGAAGAGGTCGCCGAGGCCACGCTGATCAGCACGTCGAAGCTGAGCCGGCTGGAGAACGGGCAGGGCGTACCGCAGCCGCGCGACATCCGCGACCTCGTGAACTTCTACGAGCTCGACGTGCCGACCGCCGACCGCCTGCGCCGCTGGGCGAGTGCCGGGCGCAGCCAGGCGTGGTGGCGGGAGTACTCCGACGTCTTGTTCGAGGGTCTCGCCACCTACGTCGACTACGAGTCCGGCGCCTCGACCATCCGCAGCTACGCCGCGGCGATCGTCCCGCCGTTGCTGCAGACCGATACATACGCGGTCGAGCTCTACAAGGTGCTGCCGACGATCAAGTCGGAGGAGTCCGCACGGCGGGTGCTGGAGGTCCGGGCCCGCCGCCAGCAGGTCCTGGTGGAGTCCGACGACGCCCCGCAGCTGATCTTCGTGCTCGACGAGGCGGTACTGCGGCGGCCCTTCGGTTCACCCGACGACGTCCGCGAGCAGCTCGACCACCTGCACGCCGTGTCCCGGCAGCGCAACGTCTCGCTGCGCGTCCTGCCGTTCGGCGCGGGCCTGCACGCCGGCCTGCTCGGGCTGTTCACGATCCTGCAGTACGCCGACGACCGGGACCGCGACGTCGTCGCCGTCGAGTCGCACACCGGTGAGCGGTTCCTCGAACAGCCCTCGAACGTCCTGGAGTACATCCGGATCTTCGACGCGATCACGCGCAAGACGCTCGACCACGACGAGTCCCGCGCGTTGATCAAGGAGATCCGGGACCGCACCACCCGTTCCCCGGAAGGCACGCCGTGA
- a CDS encoding YybH family protein, translating into MSEIHPPRVPLTTDPAQHPAVFAAAFDSGDPAAVEQVYEPAAVLVPAPGKPVTGEDRRLANARFQDLGLPIEVEPRHVYVADDIALLIVDWKIHGTGADGSAVHIEGTATDVARRGPDGHWRYVIDNPFGVA; encoded by the coding sequence ATGAGCGAGATCCACCCGCCCAGGGTGCCCCTCACCACGGACCCGGCGCAGCACCCGGCCGTCTTCGCCGCGGCCTTCGACAGCGGGGACCCGGCGGCCGTCGAGCAGGTGTACGAGCCTGCGGCCGTACTGGTCCCCGCCCCCGGGAAGCCGGTGACCGGCGAGGACCGGAGGCTGGCCAACGCCCGGTTCCAGGACCTCGGTCTGCCGATCGAGGTCGAGCCGCGCCACGTGTACGTCGCCGACGACATCGCGCTCCTGATCGTCGACTGGAAGATCCACGGCACCGGTGCGGACGGAAGCGCCGTCCACATCGAAGGCACCGCCACCGACGTCGCGCGACGCGGACCGGACGGTCACTGGCGGTACGTCATCGACAACCCTTTCGGCGTCGCGTAG
- a CDS encoding winged helix-turn-helix transcriptional regulator, translating to MSADAWDRDLVPDQAGRTVKPDPTCPVEVALAAIAGRWTTLLLRDLMAGPRSFGEIRAALPTLSDKVLVDRLRDLQSRGLVDRRVHTGFPTRTTYALTPAGVQLRPLLIQLYETGRSLMAASESDGR from the coding sequence GTGAGCGCCGACGCCTGGGACCGCGATCTCGTTCCGGACCAGGCGGGACGCACCGTCAAGCCGGATCCGACGTGCCCGGTGGAAGTCGCGCTCGCCGCGATCGCAGGCCGGTGGACGACGCTGCTGCTCCGCGACCTGATGGCCGGCCCTCGATCATTCGGCGAGATCCGGGCAGCGCTGCCGACCCTGAGCGACAAGGTCCTGGTCGACCGGCTACGGGACCTGCAGTCCCGCGGTCTGGTCGACCGCCGGGTGCACACCGGTTTCCCGACGAGGACCACGTACGCACTCACGCCGGCCGGCGTACAGCTCCGCCCGCTGCTGATCCAGCTGTACGAGACCGGGCGATCGCTGATGGCCGCATCCGAGAGCGACGGTCGCTGA
- a CDS encoding winged helix DNA-binding domain-containing protein, with the protein MPTRLGARALGRAALARQFLLDRADVPVLDAVAHLCGLQAQEPQEPFTGLWSRLRAFDPAKLSALLVERRVVRTHLMRRTVHLVTADDALAWRSRHDAMLRQRVLGVYRRELDGIDLDELAAGGREVMADGEPRSMAEIGRTLTTRWPDAGPRPLGEAVVAALIPMVQLPPRGLWRVTAGVRNVRMASWLGREIDRPAMDGADPVGAALVRRYLAAYGPAASADLRAWCGLAGLPRAVAAVRDDLVAFRDERGRELLDLPDAPRPDPDTPAPVRFLPAFDNAILGYHDRSRIIDDAHRGLSVAGERAVLVDGRVAATWTVVADTVVVTPLRRFSRAERTAVAEEGRALAAFLSDGAHHRVRVAASHE; encoded by the coding sequence GTGCCGACCCGACTCGGTGCGCGGGCGCTGGGCCGCGCGGCGCTCGCCCGGCAGTTCCTCCTCGACCGGGCCGACGTCCCGGTCCTCGACGCCGTCGCGCACCTGTGCGGCCTGCAGGCCCAGGAACCGCAGGAGCCCTTCACCGGCCTCTGGTCGCGGCTGCGCGCGTTCGACCCGGCGAAGCTGTCGGCGCTGCTCGTCGAGCGCCGGGTGGTGCGCACCCACCTCATGCGACGCACGGTCCACCTGGTGACCGCCGATGACGCGCTGGCCTGGCGGTCCCGGCACGACGCGATGCTGCGCCAGCGGGTGCTCGGGGTGTACCGGCGCGAGCTCGACGGCATCGATCTCGACGAGCTCGCGGCGGGCGGCCGGGAGGTGATGGCCGACGGTGAGCCCCGCTCGATGGCCGAGATCGGGCGCACGCTCACCACCCGCTGGCCGGACGCGGGACCGCGACCGCTCGGCGAGGCGGTGGTCGCCGCCCTCATCCCGATGGTGCAGCTCCCGCCCCGCGGGCTGTGGCGCGTGACCGCGGGCGTGCGGAACGTCCGGATGGCGTCCTGGCTCGGCCGGGAGATCGACCGACCGGCCATGGACGGTGCGGACCCGGTGGGGGCCGCCCTGGTGCGGCGCTACCTCGCCGCGTACGGCCCGGCGGCCTCGGCCGACCTGCGCGCCTGGTGCGGCCTGGCCGGGCTGCCCCGCGCGGTGGCGGCGGTCCGCGACGATCTGGTCGCGTTCCGGGACGAGCGCGGCCGCGAGCTGCTCGACCTCCCGGACGCGCCGCGACCCGACCCGGACACCCCCGCCCCGGTGCGGTTCCTCCCCGCGTTCGACAACGCGATCCTCGGCTACCACGACCGCAGCCGCATCATCGACGACGCCCACCGCGGCCTGTCCGTGGCGGGTGAGCGGGCCGTCCTCGTCGACGGGCGGGTCGCCGCGACCTGGACCGTTGTGGCCGACACCGTGGTCGTCACACCGCTGCGCCGGTTCTCCCGCGCCGAACGCACCGCCGTCGCCGAGGAGGGGCGTGCCCTTGCGGCGTTCCTCTCCGACGGCGCTCACCACCGCGTACGGGTGGCGGCGTCGCACGAGTAG
- a CDS encoding NADPH:quinone reductase, with protein sequence MKAIVHRDPGGPDVLELVERDLPTPGPGEVRVRVVVSGVNPADTQARSRATTGFAEVTPHLDGAGVIDAVGAGVDEGRVGQRVWLFMAAAGRPTGTAAEFTVLPAEQAVPLPGEAGFDVGASLGVPALTAHRALTVAEDGPRRLRPGALDGMVVLAAGGAGAVGHAGIQLARWAGATVIGTVSGPEKAALATAAGAHHVVNYREGDPAAEIRRIAPEGVDIVAEVALGANLALDLAVLRRRGTISTYANDGGKPVELDVLQHMVLNTRLQFLVLYTAGPEARAGAVEDVAAAVRAGALPVGEEHGLPLVRFPLERTADAHRAVESGAVGKVLVDVTS encoded by the coding sequence GTGAAGGCGATCGTCCACCGCGACCCCGGCGGGCCCGACGTTCTCGAGCTCGTCGAGCGCGACCTGCCCACGCCCGGACCCGGCGAGGTCCGCGTCCGGGTCGTCGTGTCCGGGGTCAACCCCGCCGATACGCAAGCACGCTCGCGTGCCACCACCGGGTTCGCCGAGGTCACACCGCACCTGGACGGCGCCGGCGTGATCGACGCCGTCGGCGCGGGGGTCGACGAGGGCCGGGTAGGTCAGCGGGTCTGGCTGTTCATGGCCGCCGCCGGACGGCCCACCGGCACCGCCGCCGAGTTCACCGTGCTGCCTGCCGAGCAGGCCGTGCCGCTGCCCGGCGAGGCAGGTTTCGACGTCGGCGCCTCGCTGGGAGTCCCGGCGCTCACCGCGCACCGCGCGCTCACAGTCGCCGAGGACGGGCCGCGCCGGCTGCGGCCGGGGGCGCTCGACGGGATGGTGGTGCTCGCCGCGGGCGGGGCCGGGGCGGTCGGGCACGCGGGGATCCAGCTCGCCCGGTGGGCGGGCGCCACCGTGATCGGCACGGTCAGCGGACCGGAGAAGGCCGCGCTGGCCACCGCCGCGGGTGCCCACCACGTGGTCAACTACCGCGAGGGCGACCCGGCCGCCGAGATCCGCAGGATCGCCCCGGAGGGCGTCGACATCGTCGCGGAGGTGGCGCTCGGCGCGAACCTGGCGCTGGACCTGGCCGTGCTGCGCAGGCGGGGCACGATCTCGACCTACGCCAACGACGGTGGCAAGCCGGTCGAGCTGGACGTGCTGCAGCACATGGTGCTGAACACGCGCCTGCAGTTCCTGGTGCTCTACACGGCCGGTCCGGAGGCGCGAGCCGGGGCCGTCGAGGACGTCGCCGCAGCGGTCCGCGCCGGCGCCCTGCCGGTCGGCGAGGAGCACGGCCTGCCGCTGGTCCGCTTCCCGCTCGAGCGCACCGCAGACGCGCACCGGGCGGTGGAGAGCGGCGCGGTCGGGAAGGTCCTGGTGGACGTCACGTCCTGA